From the Rhinoraja longicauda isolate Sanriku21f chromosome 20, sRhiLon1.1, whole genome shotgun sequence genome, the window TCCTTCACTCCAAGAGTTTTGAAAGCTGAAATTATTCATAGCATAGAGTTAGTGCTGACCATCAAAGTTTAACAGTGCAAATCAGATACACTGGAAATGACAACCATACCTTCCGTATACTGAATCAAAGTGATCTGTCCTGTTTTAGTCGTATCCAAAATACCAAACACAGCATCCAAATTTGACTCATCAAACAAACaaggataattttttttaatcgttTTGGCAACCTTCAATTGCTCCAGTTGTTCAATTAAAAACTCCAAAGGTTTAGCTGCAAATATAAAATCATATTAACTAAACAGTAAGAAATGCAGTTTAATCaacaatgttatcccatttcctcaaattgataaaaataaataaaaatataaaaaagtatttATGAGAACTAGATCACAAACTTAATAGAAAAGAGAGAGTATATGTTAAAATACTCTAATGGGGGTGGCTCATTTCTGCCTTCCCACTCAATCACTGAGAACAATGACGCCAGTCAAAATTCATCTGATAAGGTTAATTTTCTTTTCTCTGAGCCtagtaaccatataaccatataacaactacagcatggaaacaggcctgtccgaccctaccagtccacgccgaccattctccctgacctagtctcctctacctgcactcagaccataaccctctaatcccctcctatccatatacctatccaatttactcttaaataataaaatcgagccagcctccaccacttccaccggaagcccattccatacagccaccaccctctgagtaaagaagttacccctcatgttacccctaaacttttgtccctcaattctgaagctatgtccccttgttggaatcttccccactctcaaagggaaaagcctacccacgtcaactctgtccgtccctctcaaaatttaaaaaacctctatcaagtcccccctcaaccttctacgctccaaagaataaagacccaacctgttaaacctctctctgtagcctaagtgctgaaacccaggcaacattctagtaaatctcctctgtaccctctccattttgtcgacatccttcctataatttggcgaccagaactgcacaccatactccagattcggcctcaccaatgccctgtacaattttaacattacatcccaacttctatactcgatgctctgatttataaagacaagcataccaaatgccttcttcaccaccctatccacatgagattccaccttcagggaacaatgcacagttattcccagatccctctgttccactgcattcctcaattccctaccatttaccctgtacgtcctattttgatttgtcctaccaaaatgcagcacctcacacttatcagcattaaactccatctgccatcttccaGCCCACccttccctggtaacctcttcaaaaaattcaagaagattagtcaaacatgaccttccaggcacaaatccatgttgactgtttctaatcaggccttgtttatccaaataattatatatattgtccctaagtatcttttccattaattttcccaccacagacgtcaaactaacaggtctataattgctaggtttacttttagtaccttttttaaacaaaggcacaacatgcgcaatgcgccaatcttccggcaccttccccgtttctaatgacgtttgaaatatttccgtcatagcccctgctatttctgcactaacttccctcaatgtcctagggaatatcctatcaggacctggagacttatccacttttatatttttcaaaagtgtccgtacctcctcttctttaatcctcataatttccatcactactctacttgtttcgcttacctcacataattcaatatccttctcctcggtgaataccgaagaaaagaaattgtttaatatctcccccatttcttccggctcagcacatagctgtccactctgactctctaatggaccaattttgttttagtacattttgttttaaaatgtaatCTATTTGCTTTATTCATCTTTTGATAGCATTTCCCATATTTTTCTTCACTGTGAGAAACTGCAAAAGACTCAACCTGTTTGTAGCAGCTGATTTTTGCCCATCGATTGTGGAGGTGGGTCTAAGATCCTCCTGTTTATCTGCAGTGCTGAGTGCAGCCTGTCAACGTGATTGCTTTGGCAGCCTGCATGTCTTTCATGTTAAGTGTTGTCTGCAAACCAGGAACCCTGAACAAGCAGGTGTGTCCCGCCATAAACTGGAAGCACGAAGTGGATGAGGAAGGAGTGTACTGGATTTGCGGGGAGGGGATAGGGTTGtagtgggtgtgagggggtggggtgcagTGGGTTTGAGGAGCGGGTCGAGCTACataggaggaagggaggaggtgaGTGTGCGGTGAGGGGTGCAGctttggggagggtggagggggaggtggagggggagggggagggggagggagagaggtgggggggagggagagaggtgggggggagggagagaggtgggggggagggagagagggaggggggaaggaggagggagggagagaggtggggggggagggagagtgggggtgggagggagagagggggggagggagaggggggggagggagatgggggagggagatggggggggagggagagggggagggagagggggagagggagggagagagggggggagggagagagggggggagggagagagggggggagggagggagagagggagggagagagggggggagggagagagggggggagggagagaggagggggagggggagggagagagggtgggagggagagggagagagggggggagagagagggggagagagagggggggagagagatgagggggggagagggggggggagagagatgggagggggggagagagatgggagggggggagagagatgggaggggggagagaaatggggggagggagagaggggggggagggagagagggggggagagaggggagggagagggggggagggagagggggggagggagggagggggagggagagagggggagggagagaggggggagggagagagggggggggagaggggggagaggggggagagggaagggagaggggtgggggggagagggtgggggtgctgATCTGGTTATTGTCGGCCCCTCAGCCTCTGGCCCGCCCACCCACCCCGGGTGCCGGGACGTACCGGGCCGGTGGTAGAGCAACATGCTGGTGAGGCTGTCGATGAGCTCCAGTATCTGATGCTCCGCCAGGTATTCCAGCGCCTCCTGCTCCTGGGGAGACGCCATGCCGCCGTCTCCAGGCAACGCGCCGGAAGCGGGGCGTAGGACTCAGTGACGCGACTTCCGCTGACTGCGGCGCCTCTCGCGGCCAATGGCGGGGAGCGGGAAACTCGGCTCTACCGCTCCACTGGGGGCGCTCGGCTCCACCGCTCCACTGGGGGCGCTCGGCTCCAGCGCTCCACTCGGGGGCGCTCGGCTCCTCGTTCCTCCGCTCCACTGGGGGCGCTCGGTTCGGCGGCTCCACTGGGGGACGCTCGGCTCCACTGGGGGCGCTCGGCTCCGTTCGGCTCATCGGGAGACTCGGCAGAGGCTGACGCCAGGCGCTCGCTGAACCCTGGATCAGAGCCGGCGGGCGACACCAGGTACTGAGTTAATTGTCGCCCGTGGCAAGTAGGTTCATGCCCGGGGCTGGTGGGTTAATACCCGTGGCAACTGGGTTAATGCTCGCGGCCACTGGGTTAATGCCCGCGGCTAGTGGGTTAATGCCCGCGGCTAGTAGGTTAATGCCCGCGGCTAGTGGGTTAATGCCCGCGGCTAGTAGGTTAATGCCCGCGGCTAGTGGGTTAATGCCCTGGCTAGTGGTTAATGCCCGCGGCTAGTGGGTTGATGCCCGCGGCTAGTGGGTTGATACTCGTGGCTAGTGGGTTAATGCCCGCGGCCACTGGGTTAATGTCCTGGCTAGTGGGTTAATGCCCGCGGCCACTGGGTTATTGCCCGCGGCTAGTGGGTTAATGTCCTGGCTAGTGGGTTAATGCCCGCGGCCACTGGGTTATTGCCCGCGGCTAGTGGGTTAATGCCCTGGCTAGTGGGTTAATGCCCTGGCTAGTGGGTTAATGCCCGCGGCCAGTGGGTTAATGCCCGCGGCCACTGGGTTAATGCCCGCGGTCACTGGGTTAATGCCCTGGCTAGTGGGTTAATGCCCGCAGCCACTGGGTTAATGCCCGCAGCCACTGGGTTAATGCCCTGGTTAGTGGGTTAATGCCCGCGGCCACTGGGTTAATGCCCTGGCTAGTGGGTTAATGCCCGCGGCCACTGGGTTAATGCCCTGGCTAGTGGGTTAATGCCCGCAGCCACTGGGTTAATGCCCTGGCTAGTGGGTTAATGCCCGCAGCCACTGGGTTAATGCCCGCAGCCACTGGGTTAATGCCCTGGCTAGTGGGTTAATGCCCGCAGCCACTGGGTTAATGCCCGCAGCCACTGGGTTAATGCCAGTCTGGTAGTAAAgacaacacaaagtgccggagttacGCCGCGGAGGACATGCTCGGGTGACAAATGGTACCAAGGACATTTCCACCCCACGGCCTGCACTGGGATGTCAAATGTTGCAAATAATCAGAGGATTAAACCACAGCCGCCTGTCACTGCTTATTTGTGAGCAGTATTCACAATGCAAATGTCGCCTAAAGCATCACGTTTTAGGAAATATTGTAATTGCGCGTTTCCCCTCTACATCAAAATATTTATCATTGGTTTCAGACTTTTTCTTCATTAACACAAACCATTTCCTGGAAATATTTCAGGGAAAACAATTTAAGTTGTGAGCTGTgttggcaggaactgcagatgctggtttacaccaaagatagacacaaaacgctggactaattcagcggatcaggcagcatctctggagaaaaggagaccctcgacccgaaacgttacctattcctttcctcctgagatgctgcctggtcattcagttacttcagcattttgtgtctatcttcaatttaagctGAGGTGGTGTGCGGAGTGCGCCATCCCGTGGCTTAATTTGAGGATGAAGGTTtctcagttagaaacatagaaacatagaaaataggtgcaggagtaggccattcggcccttcgagcctgcaccgcaattcaatatgatcatggctgatcatccagctcagtagcctgtacctgccttctctccataccccctcctgatccctttagcaaaaagggccatatctaactcaaaGGTCGGCGATGGCTGATGGAATAAACATTTACAGAAAAGGACTTTGGCACTTGATTTTAATAACAAGGCAGGCAGTGAGAAGGACAGAGTATTTAACAGATAACGGCTATTAACACGTATTTAACAAATCAGAAGAAAACAAGAttgtttttcattcatttattcagttTGACACATactagaactttattgtcatggaggaacaagaaactgcagatgttggtttataaaaaagacacattgctggagtaactcagtgggtcaggcagcagctctggagaacatggataggtgacgtttcaggttgtcacccttcttcaaaatgaagggtcccaacccaaaatgttgcctatccatgttctccagggatgctgcctgacccgtagagttgctccagaactttgTCTTTCTTTAGAGTCAaggagttgtacagcatagagaaagccctttggtccacagtgtctatgctgaccatcatacCTATCTATACttttccacttgcctgcattaattcctcTATGCATTGTTCATTCAAGTATTTGGCAACTTACTCCTTAAATGTTATTGTTCCAACCCTACTacatcctctagcagctcattcctgaTACCAACttgtctttgtgtaaaaaaaattctattaTGGATAAATAATTGTATTTCATATTATTTTCAGAATTATTTGTTAAAAGGCTCaagttataatttttttaattccgaGGTGAAAGACCATATAATTCAATAAAGTCTGACAAGAACGCTTCAATCAAAAATGGCAGCCTGACAATTCAGAAGCTGCAGCAGTGTGATTTATTTAATCATTCACAATATTGCTTTGATAAATAACAAGTGTAAAATGCAACTGAACAAACTAGTTGAAATGTCTTATTTTCAGGATGCTGATCGATTCTTGTGGTGATTCAGAAACACTATAGAAAATTAACAAACAAAATAAACTATAGATAGAAATAggtcaaaatgctggaaatataaacACTCTCCTGGGATTGAGTAGGAAATACAGAATCCTGGA encodes:
- the efcab10 gene encoding EF-hand calcium-binding domain-containing protein 10 isoform X1 gives rise to the protein MASPQEQEALEYLAEHQILELIDSLTSMLLYHRPAKPLEFLIEQLEQLKVAKTIKKNYPCLFDESNLDAVFGILDTTKTGQITLIQYTEAFKTLGVKDFVKEPSGAKENKIHLAVFKAEALALNDALTCKDDMHTKIRWSFKL
- the efcab10 gene encoding EF-hand calcium-binding domain-containing protein 10 isoform X2; this translates as MASPQEQEALEYLAEHQILELIDSLTSMLLYHRPAKPLEFLIEQLEQLKVAKTIKKNYPCLFDESNLDAVFGILDTTKTGQITLIQYTEAFKTLGVKDFVKEPSGAKENKIHLAVFKAEAKAGLMKMYSPYKTG